A stretch of DNA from Telopea speciosissima isolate NSW1024214 ecotype Mountain lineage chromosome 5, Tspe_v1, whole genome shotgun sequence:
GTATGACGAtcgtatgggcttggaagtatggccttagcttccttGCTATGAACACGAGCGTATAGGCTAtcttctctatcttggtgtaCCTATTCTCTGTACCTAAGACCATGCTTAGGCTAGGTCATGACAACCCTAATGGACTGTGGAATGACCCTCTCTAAGCCCTAAGACCATCAAACACCTAGGGATTAAGGTTGGAAATCAAAACAACTAAGATATTCGTATGGTGGTTCGAACACACTTACGAACAAACCCAACCATCGGGCCTCCGTTCAAAAATCTGTTCAGCCTATTTAAGTATAAATTTTGAGTTTTGGCTTGAACAAATTTACCAACGGACTCAGGCTCTTGCCTTCGTTCGTGAATCCGTTCTCAATTAATGAAAAACTGAGACTAAAGGGGGTAAATGAGCTCGGATTTTCGAACGAAGGCAAGAGCCTGAGTCCGTTGGTAAATCCGTTCGAGCCAAAACTCAAAATTTACACTTAAATAGGCCGAACGGATTTTTGAATGGAGGCCCGATGCTTGGGTCCGTTCGTAAGTCCGTTCGAACCAGTATACGAATTTCTTAGTTGTTTTGATTTCCAACCTTAATCCCTAGGTGTTTGATGGTCTTAGGGCCTAGAGAGGCTAATTCCTCAATCCATTAGGGTTGTCATGACCTAGCCTAAGCATGGTCTTAGGGATTTTAAGAATTGGGATCCTTCTATGGTTCATCAAATAGGGTTTAGATCAAGAGTCCAAAAATACAGCAATGTGGGCTGTTCTAAGTAGGTTATTAGGTGCATGCAATGGATGGTAGAGTCCATTACTGAACTCATATACTCCTAAGGTAGCACCTTGGGTTCAAGTAGAACCCTAGGTTAGAATTGATCCATGGATGGTTCaagggtttcaaggagaagggatgagagggaaaagagagaatgagatcaTACCATGGACAAACAATGGAGCCAAAGGTAGCTCCTCCAAATTGCAGCCCTTTCTTCTCcactctcttctttctttctcttcttctcttcttgctccAACGATCTGGTAGTGAAGAATTAAATGAGCCATAAAGCTCACTAGGTCTATTTAAAGTAAGTGGCCACTTAAGGCCTGCTTGGTTTGGTATATTAGAACTAGAAACACattaaattagatttttaagccttgtgggcccatatTTGAGGTCCAACCATGTTAGGGAAGCTTAAtgatggggtccaccatgtccggAGACACATCTAAGATGCTCGGTGCACagggtatgtgggtcccataggagtTTCCTTTACAAAAGAGGTCAACAGCATGAATGGACTTTCAAACAAACTCTTTAGTAGTGGGTCCACTCGTAAATCCGTTCCTATTGAAAGTGCTAAACAAGAATAGTAAAATCTCCGagccttgacccgcacttcaaggaatttgaggagggTATGTATACATAACATTTAGGGTTAAAAGCTTACCTTTGAGTGGTCTCATTGCTTACCAAAACGGGGTTCCCATCCTTTACTTCAAACTTTCCCCTTGACTGTCACGACCCAAGGTCATAGGTGTTGGCAGTTGACAGCATCGCAACACCAACCAATGAAAATTCAATTTGGCCCAAGAAATTAGGTTATATGTTGGACGCGGGTATAACATTACTGCTTGTTCCTCGGGTAGATTAGTATGGACTCTGCCTGAgagtgtagacacctcattttgtcaccccgAAAGCCGCTCTGATATGATGAGCCTCCTCAATGCATGGTGATCTTGTATCTATGGATTTGAGAAATTTTCCTATAGTTCCAAAGACGTTCacaaatcatcaataaaaaatgactaaaattcCCCTCTagaggaaaatttgaagaacaaCGATAAATCATCATAGAAATTTTTCGACAAGTTCgaatgatagattattttgtCATACCCAAATTTGGTATGGATATGAGCTCATTTTCCTCTTTATTGGGGGAAGATTTTAGGGATCTAGGTGCCTCTGCGAGGCCGCAATAGTGCCTTACGCTACTGAAGTGCCGCGGTTGCGAGGCCACAGTAGTGCCTTGTGCTACTACGACACCGCAAGTAGTGCCTTGAGCTACTACAACGCTGTAGAAGCTCTGCGGTGCCGCGGTAGTTCGATCTTAGGGAAGCTGTTCCACAGTGGCTCGGGTGTGGGCCTGGCTCAGCTTAGATTCATTTTGTCTCTTTCTAGGTGTTTCTGGGCTTGAAAATGGGGGAAGTGTCTGTGGGGGGATGTCGTCAGTCATCTGTGTTCAGTTGTTGTCATTATCAGaggtggtgacaaaatttagtGTCTACACTAAGTTCCATAGAATTTTCACATTGTCAGAAGGATTGAGAAACTCGTTAAGATCTCTATAGCTGCTccaaatttcttttaatttgatCTTTACTTTTCTAGCATATTTCCATACCTGCACAATTCTGATTAGTTCTGCTTTCATCTTGTCTATTGTAGTATGATAATTTGCAGATGTTAGAACACCCTGTCCAGCTATCAAAATACAAAAAGCCCAACCGGTTAATCTTAGGTGCGGGTCGATATGCCTGTGTAGATTAAAATAGGGCAATAGAGTTCATGGTTAGAGACATATGGAATCAAATTGTGTTGAGATTTAATTAAAGGGGAAGCAGTTGTAGTAGGTACTAGGGTTGGGGGTGAATGTTCAAATCGAATAACCACTTATATACATTCATTATTAGATGAGATAAGAAGATTAGTTATCCAAGACTCTGGATTGAAATAGAGAGACACACAGTCGTGCTAGTGAAGGACTAGAGAGAAGCCCTATTCTCAATTCGAGAGGTCTTGTTGCTCAGATatgcttagtccaatcacatgatagAAAAAGATGCCAAATGGATTCATCACAAGAACCACATAAAACGCATGTAGGCTCGATCGCCATCCATTTCGAGAGAGCTGCTTTGATAGGTAATCCTGCATTTAAGACATgccaaaagaatattttaaatttcGGATGGATACTAATTTTCCAGAAAAATCACCACCATTTTGACTGAATGGGTTGAGTATTTGTAGAAATGAACTTTGCAGTCTACTGAGTGGAAAACAACCCATTATTAGATAGAGAACGTCTCCAATGATCATCGGTATCTGTAATATGGATCATTAGAATCTCATCAATAAACACAGTAGGAAAGATGTTAATGAGTAAATCAAAATTCCAAGTATTGCCAGAAATTAGATCCTTAATCGTTTCGATGGTATGAAGAGAAGTAAAGTCGGGTGGGATTGAGCAACCTGGGATTGAAGGAATCCAAGGATCAAACCAACAGTTGGTTTTATTCCTAGTTCCAATCTTCatccaaacaatttttttaaggACTAGTAGTATAGAAGTAATAGTATTCCAAGCCCATGACCCCTTTTTTGTCATAATTTTTGGGTCAAAAATTGAGGTCCTAGGAAATATTTGGCTTTAAGAGTTCTGGCCCAAATAGAAGTATCCTTAAATAAAAGTCTCCATCCCAACTTTAGGATTAGAGCATTGTTGTGGGTCAATGCTTTCCTAATGCCTAATCCACCAGATATGGTTGGAGAATAGAATCTGTCCCAACAAATGAGATGGAGTTTCTTATTAGTCCCAAAGTCACCATTCCAAAATTGAAGACAAATAGAATCAAgagaattatatatatatatatatatatatatatatatatatatatatatatatatattgaaataaaaaacatgaCATCAGATAAGATTGAATTAAGAATTTACTACCAACataggataaaaaaatatgttttccaTGTGGATAGTTTTGAGCTTACCTTTCTTCACAAAATACTCCAGGTCCTTTATCTTGAATCGGGAATGACACAATTTAGTTCCAAGATATGTTGAgtttaatggcatttttgaGATTCTAAGAAGTGAAAAAAACTTCCTTCTTTGTATGATGCCCACATTTTTACTAAAGAAGATTTCACTTTTACAAAAATTGATCTCTTGCTCTGAAATATCAGAGAATAGGTCTAGGATTGATTTTCTGGTGAGTATATCTTCATCAGTGGCCCTATAGAAAACAAAAGTGTCGTCTGCAACTAATAGATGGGTTATTTTTAGGGCTCCTCTTGCAATCTGTATGCCTTTGAATGACCCTAACTCTCTATAGGCTGCTAGAATTCTAAACAGAACCTCCATTACAATAAGAAAGAGATAGGAACTTAAAGGGCAACCTTGTCGGTGAATCCTTTCTCGTTTTACGAAGCCAAAAGGATTGCCttcaattttgaaagaaaagatgTGGTTGAGATGAGGGTATCCAGAAACCCAGGTAGAATTGAAGCCTAGATAATTAAAGAGATTACATATCAAGGGCCATTCTACCCTATACATAAGCTTTGGTCATATCTATTTTAATGGTCACATACTTAGTTTTATCTTTCTCTGATTGAGGTAGTGAAAAATCTCTTGGGCAATGGTAATGTTATCTGAAATTTGTCTTACAAGTAAAAGTGCCGCCTGGAAGGGTGagataataaaagagagaatgcCTTTTAACCTACTAGCCATGATCTTTAGAATAATCTCATAAGATACATTACACAACTTAATCGGTCTAAACTCAGAGGCTGAGGTGGCATTATCTTTTTTGGGAATCATGCATATTAGGGTATGGTTACTATTAGTTGGGAaagtaaaaaatataaagaGAGTATTAACCATACTCCTAATATCATTTGCAATAACATCCCAAAATTTGTGGTAGAAGCAAGCCTGGAAACCATCCGATCCAGGAGCCTTAAAGGCTCCAATAGAAAAAGTGACTTGCTTGATTTCCTCCAAAGTGGGAATAAATGACAAGTAATCTGCCAATTTATGAGATTTTGATACGTACTACGAATGGAATTCAATTGACAAGCCAAGACTCTGTATATGAACATTTCTTGCTCCCAAAGAAACGTCCTTGGACAAAGTCTCCTTGGTAAGTGATTGGTCAAGTGTATCCTCCCGTATTCTCACATGTATGTACAGAGTATCGCACACACTCTTAGTAGTCCCGGATTTTGCAATTCCTTATTTTGCCATGTGGTTAACTCAGATTGACATGAAATTTTGTACGTTCCACAAAATTCTATTGTTGGCAGACCCAAGGTGGAAAAATCAGGTCCGTTTAATTTTCGGCTGCGGTCCGTTATGTACCGTTCCTCAGAATCCATTACGACCATAAAGTTGGGAAGTCACATGTTTCTGTACCGCTTTTCAGATTTCATTTGCTTCCATGGATAAGAAACTATTCTCAGCCTTAATTTCCTCTGGAATTGGGAGTACATATAGATACATAGgtggagagacagagagagagagagagagaggtaatggagaaggaaaagaaagcttgcagaggccatgtgctgGTACTTCCATACCCAAGCCAAGGCCATATAAACCCAACCCTTCAATTCTCTAAACGATTAGTGTCAAAAGGTCTGAAAGCCACACTGGCTGTAACCATCTTCATCTCCAAATCCACGAAAGCCAAATCTAGTTCAGTTGGTATTGAAACCATCTCTGATGGCTTCGATGATGATGGTTTTACAAAAGCCGATAGCATCCAGACCTACCTCTCTTGTTTAAAAGAAAGAGGTTCACAAACCTTAACTGAGCTCATAAAGAAACTAAATGACTCAGGTTACCCAGACAAGTGCCTTGTTTACGATTCACTCTTACCATGGGCTTTAGATGTAGCCAAAGAGTTTGGGTTGGTTACTGCCTCATTCTTCACTCAATCTTGTGCAGTTGATAACATATACTACCATGTTCAAAGGGGACTTCTCAGCATCCCACCACCGGACCAGAGTAGTACTGTTTCAGTTCCTGGACTGCCACCACTTGAACCACAAGACTTGCCATCTTTTTTTTATGTAGTAGGATCTTATCCCGCTTACATGTCACTTGTTGTGAATCAGTTCTCTAATATAGATGAAGCAGATTGGGTTTTTGTGAACACCTTCGACAAGTTGGAGAATGAGGTGACTATTGAAACATTTCAacttggttcaatttttttaaattgttttaggAGTTTTTTATTAATCCAAGTAAAGACTTTTAGTTTTAGCTGCTAATTGTGAGGATGAGTTTCCTGTGGAGGCATCGATAGGGCAGGACAGTCATTTCGCCCTTCTCTATGTCTGGGCGTGGAGCTACACTTGGGTTATTTTGTTGCTTATAAGTTTGATCTCTCTCGTTTTAGGTGATGGAGTGGATGACGAAACTCTGGCGATTGAGGACGATTGGACCAACTTTACCATCCATGTACCTGGAGAAGGGGATAGAGGATGACAAAGACTACAATCTTAATCTCTTCAATCCAGACACTACTATGTGTATGAACTGGTTAAATAAAAGGCTAAGTGGAACGGTTGTCTATGTGTCATTTGGGAGCATGGCTGCGCTTGGAGTTGAGCAGATGGAAGAACTAGCATTGGGTTTGAGGAGGAGCAATAGCTACATCTTATGGGTGGTGAGGGCATCAGAGAGAGACAAGCTAAGTAACAAGCTTGTGGATGAAGCATCAGAGAAGTGTTTGGTGGTTTCATGGTGCCCTCAGTTAGATGTGTTAGCCCACAAGGCAGTAGGATGCTTTGTTACACACTGTGGATGGAATTCTATTCTAGAGGGACTTAGCTTAGGAGTTCCAATGGTTGGACTGCCACAGTGGACAGATCAACCCACTAATGCTAAGTATGTTGAGGATGTTTGGGAAGTAGGAATTAGAGCTCGGGTTGATGACAAAGGGATTGTAAGAAAAGAAGAGCTAGAGCTTTGCATAAGGGAAATTATGGAGGGAAAGAGAGGGGAACTGATTAAGAAGAATGTCATCAAATGGAAGCGATTGGCTAAAGAAGCAGTGGATAAAGGTGGAAGTTCATATAATAATATTGATGAATTTGTAGCTCAATTAGTTTCCACCTAATATGAATTCGATTGCTTAATAGAAATTCTCATATTTTATCTTCTTAGGAAGAGAatctctcccccttccccccccccccccccccccccccccccccccccccccccccccccccccccccaccccccccccccccccccccccccccccccaaaaaaaacccccaaacaaACCCCCACGAACCCGCCCCccaaaccccaaaccacctccccaaaaaaaaaaaaaaccaaccccccacccccccctccacacccctccccaccccaaccccacccaccccccaacCACCCCCTCCCCAACTGTCTAGGCTCCCCCaatctttcccccccccccccttcccccccccccccccccccccccccccccccccccccccccccccccccccccccccccctcccccccccccccccccccccccccccccccccccccccccccccccccccccccccccccccccccccccccccccccccccccaccccctttttttttttccccccccccccccccccccccccccccccccccccccccccccccccccccccccccccccccccccccccccccccccccccccccccccccccccccccccccccccccccccccccccccccccccccccccccacccccccccccccccccccccccccccccccccccccccccccccccccccccttttcttcccccccttccccccccctcccccccccccccccccccccttttccccccccccccccctcccccccccccccccccccccccccccccccccccccccccccccccccccccccccccccccccccccccccccccccccccccccccccccccccccccccccccccccccccccccccccccccccccccccccccccccccccccccccccccccccccccccccccctccccccccccccccccccccacccccccattttttttttttttttctccccttttcccccccccccccccttctccccccccccccccctctcccccccccccccccccccccccccccctccccccccccccccttcccccccccccccccccccccccccccccccccccccccccccccccccccccccccccccccccccccccccccccccccccccccaaagaagatctcttcaaatgggtccaaaaagagaaacaaaagaggTATAAAGCTTACTTGAAGAAGCTGCACAAAGAGGACCCTGAGAAGTACAAAAGGGTAAAGAAGTCAAAGAACACAAAAGCCAAGGTCTTTGTgttcatcaaagaaggggacaccctcccttattgtggatttaaggaaccagggtacgaatgcgaggtcttgaaatcttctttatGGATCAAATGGACTGGTTGGAGATACTTAAAGAAGATCGTGCGAACTCCAACTAAAACTGGCAGGATGAAGCAGCTTCTTTCCATATTGAAGACTTGTTCGAAGGAGTGATTACTGTACTAGATGGTACTAAAGATTGAAATCAAAACCCGCAAGCAATGATCTACCCAGGTGAAGGAGCTATACCCAATTACACCCAGTTTTCGTAGTACCGCTTCTATAAAGGCATCGACAATTCCAGTCCTAGTTTTAGTTTTCATTGTAGTTCTTCTCGTTCCAGTTTTGAGTCCGAGTCTGAGtccatttcttcttctagttcctcTAAGTTCTTATCTGAGTCTGATGTAGATGATGAATTTGATTTCAATGAATTGCTTTCTTCCGGTTACATTGTGCCTCTTCTTGCTTACATCAATGACGATGAAATGTTCCATGATCCTCCACTTGATCTcttaaaaaaatacaacaaaatgaagaaaaaaaagctaAACCAATCCTTGAGAGCTTTAAAATCATCAATTTCGAAAGAATTGCTAAGggcagggctagcctttccaagagatcttggagggcttggaagCTCTGGTTTGGGCTCTACCAAGGGGAATTGAAGATCTGTAAATGGATTCAGACAGTGCACACTAACGTTACATCCATAGATGCAATAGCTCTGGGCCTTAGAGGGTACTCATAATCATTACGGGAACGCTCCGGGGAGAGACAAGATGAGGTGTCTACACGTGTCTGTGTGCAACAGTAAAGTTGctccatgtgaccaagtagtcaCCGGTTCAAGTCTAGAAACTGCCTTGTGCAATGGGCCgatatgcccttttttttaaagtagTCTAACAAACTAAAAGGAActtaaaaaaataacttttacTTGTCTATTGGGGAAATGTTTCCTTTGGGGGAGAGTCGACCCTTCGCATAGAGGCCActaggagaaaataaaaaatggttccAAGTGttttctccttaaaaaaaaaataagatatttcttCCTAGTCGTGTAGTCCCTGCACCAGCGCGGCGGTCAATGAGAACGTGCACAAGGGCATCAATATAggtaggattttttatttcagaagAGGCCAAGTGATGATTTAACGCATTCCTGTGTCTGGACATAGGATTCATGTGACCAGGcaaggatctttatcctctcaagtgcagtgcactaCCTGGTACACCTAACCTGTGCATCCAATGGTGCACGCAATGAACCTTTAAAGTTCATCCTCTCAGTCTCATGGCCACCGTCGGAtgctcaagtgtggtgcaccgGGTAGTGCACCGTACTTGGGGGGATAAAAATTAGACCAGACAAAGTTCAtttcccccacaaaaaaaaaaagttcgtACTCTTACTATAGGAACGACATGTTGTAGGTCCAAAACTGTACACTTCAAGGATAGGAAGGTTTCAGCTATGGCATAAGCTAACGTTCAAGTGCCACCACTTACATCAACTACTAACCTTAGACATAACACCTCTTTGCACTCTCTACAATGACCCCAGTCATGACCAAATTGAGTGTCACTTCATCCAAACTACCCCTAAGAAGCATGCACTTATAAATTCTAGGGAACAACAATAGCGACATGCTCTTAGCATTATCCTTGAGTAGCCTTGAATAGGGTGTGAGGAGTTACATTGCTCTCTGATCCTTACAAACTTTTATAATTGTGAATAAGTTAGAGTGTAGCAAACCAGCGTTTGGTCGGTTGGTTGGTGGCATGCCGGTTAGAGTGTATGCTTAATTGAATTGCATAATAACAGCTTAATAACAGACACAAACTTGGAATAATCCCCTTTCTCTTTCAGTTCACAAATACCTCTCttaggtttttgtatgttccaatgTACCCTTCGAGATTCCAAGTCGGTGCCTGCAATTGGAGCAGTCGCAAAATTTTGTCCAACATAAATCACTTACACACCCACCATTTGATTAAATGAAAtcataaatttattttattttattttttggcagaTTGAGATTTCCATTCAAAGAAGCTCAAGGATACACCAAACCCTAGAAGGAAAAAGGgtttaaaaaaaggggggaaaataaaatatgggaaTTCCTATTAAGCAATCGAATTCATATTAGGTAGAAATTAATTGAGCTACAAATTCGTCAATATTATTATCTAAACTTCCACCTTTATCCACTACTTCTTTAGCCAAACTCTTCCATTTGATGGCATTATTCTTAATCacttcctttctctttccctcCATAATTTCCCATATGCAAAGCTCTACCTCTTCTTTTCTTACAATCCCTTTGCCATCAACCCGAGTTCTAATTCTTACTTCCCAAACATCCTCAACATACTTAGCATTAGTGGTTTGATCTGTCCACTGTGGTAGTCCAACCATTGGAACTCCTAAGCAAAGTCCCCCTAGAGTAGAATTCCATCCATAGTGTGTAACAAAGCATCCTACGAACTTGTGGACTAACACATCTAACTGAGGGCACCATGACACCACCAAACACTTCTCTAATGCTTCTTCCATAAACTTGTTACTGAGCTTGTCTGTCTCTGATGCCCTTACTACCCATATGATGTAGTTGTTGCTCCTCCTAAATCCGAATGCTAGTTCTTCCATTTGCTCAACTCCAAGCGCAGCCATGCTCCCAAATAACACATACAAAACCATTCCACTTAGCCTATTATTTAACAAATTCATATACACAGTACTGTCAGGAATGAAGAGATTCAGATTGTAGTCTTTATCATTTTCTATCCCCTTCTCTAAGTACATGGATGGTGAAGTTGGTCCAATCATCCTCAATCGCCAGAGTTCGCATCCACTCCACCACCTAAAAAGAAAGATCAAACTTATAAGCaacaaaataacccaaatgtaGCCCCCATGCCCAGACATAGAGAAGGGAGAAATGATTGCTCCATCCTATCGATGCCTCCGCAGGAAACTCATCCCCAAAATTAGCACCTAAAACTAAAAGTCTTTACTTGGATTATAAAAAAACtcataaaacaatttaaaaaaattgaacgAAGTTGAAATGTTTCAATAGTAACCTCAGTCTCCAACTTGTCGAAGGTGTTCACAAAAACCTAATTTGCTTCATCTATATTAAAGAATTGATTCACAACAAGTGACATGTTAGCGAGATAAGATCCtacttcataaaaaaaagatgGCAAGTCTTGTGGTTCAAGTGGAGGCGGCCAAGGAACTGAAACAGTACTACTCTAGTCCAGTGGTGGGATGTTGAGAAGTCCCCGTTGAACATGGTAGTATATGTTATCAACTGCACAAGACTGAGTGAAGAATGAGATAGTATCCAAGATAAACTCTTTGGCTACATTTGACCATTTGTCAGTCACACACAATTTATCAATCTCTGACCATTCATCGGTTAGTCATAGTCCATCGATCGCTAATTGTTTATCAGTCACCATCACTGACCGTTTTCTTTTCGGTCACTCAGTCTTGATTGAAAT
This window harbors:
- the LOC122660898 gene encoding mogroside IE synthase-like, translating into MEKEKKACRGHVLVLPYPSQGHINPTLQFSKRLVSKGLKATLAVTIFISKSTKAKSSSVGIETISDGFDDDGFTKADSIQTYLSCLKERGSQTLTELIKKLNDSGYPDKCLVYDSLLPWALDVAKEFGLVTASFFTQSCAVDNIYYHVQRGLLSIPPPDQSSTVSVPGLPPLEPQDLPSFFYVVGSYPAYMSLVVNQFSNIDEADWVFVNTFDKLENEVMEWMTKLWRLRTIGPTLPSMYLEKGIEDDKDYNLNLFNPDTTMCMNWLNKRLSGTVVYVSFGSMAALGVEQMEELALGLRRSNSYILWVVRASERDKLSNKLVDEASEKCLVVSWCPQLDVLAHKAVGCFVTHCGWNSILEGLSLGVPMVGLPQWTDQPTNAKYVEDVWEVGIRARVDDKGIVRKEELELCIREIMEGKRGELIKKNVIKWKRLAKEAVDKGGSSYNNIDEFVAQLVST